The proteins below come from a single Malus sylvestris chromosome 3, drMalSylv7.2, whole genome shotgun sequence genomic window:
- the LOC126614754 gene encoding transcription factor MYC2-like isoform X2 — protein MEELTSFCCSPTSLPTFQRRVQFIVQNRPECWLYAIFWQASKDSISDQVALSWAGGHLNNPRVRVPSNRSNRVITNNYQPKLGFSNMEKKKTAVISNRDEDVVDLDMRLLADNHDGTGDATDDSDRFYFYGVSLTQSFAAGQASKNILGRAFCSGGFVWLAGGHELQLYECERVKEARMHGIQTLVCITTSCGVLELASLDVIMQDWGLVHISKSLFGSDQKNNKFKLLVPDPLEKIGFLSGGQKEFTIQGGANEPIIHTDGSSTGSSYDSFGNFTPANTENPQSKKRGRSSSSNHGATSRESQLLNHVEAEKQRRDKLNHRICLLRSIVPNVSEMDRSSLLADAVAYMNQLKGKVDELEAKIQAQPPQKPLLTSQSTRSIADEHHQCSSCSNNYSNNNNHNNNNDNLNLNNNNDKVRGTNVLEVDVKIVGSNQAMIRVQCPDQDYPYARLMNALKGLELQVYHASISSVKKSMIQDVVVGLPYGFTSEEALRLGIIKRWYN, from the exons ATGGAAGAACTTACATCCTTTTGTTGTTCACCCACTTCCTTACCCACATTTCAACGTCGTGTGCAGTTCATAGTTCAGAACAGGCCTGAATGCTGGCTCTATGCAATTTTCTGGCAAGCCTCCAAAGACAGCATCAGTGACCAAGTTGCGTTATCATGGGCTGGTGGCCATTTAAACAACCCTAGGGTTCGCGTGCCATCCAACAGAAGCAACAGAGTGATCACCAATAACTACCAACCCAAATTAGGGTTCAGCAATATGGAGAAAAAGAAGACGGCGGTAATTAGCAACAGAGATGAAGACGTGGTGGACTTGGACATGCGGCTGCTGGCCGACAATCATGACGGCACTGGCGATGCTACTGATGACTCCGACCGGTTTTACTTTTACGGCGTTTCGTTAACCCAATCTTTTGCTGCAGGCCAAGCGAGTAAAAATATTCTGGGACGTGCATTTTGTTCTGGTGGTTTTGTTTGGCTTGCAGGTGGCCATGAGCTTCAGTTGTACGAGTGTGAGAGAGTGAAGGAAGCAAGAATGCATGGGATTCAAACTTTGGTTTGTATTACCACTTCATGTGGCGTACTTGAACTGGCTTCTTTGGATGTAATCATGCAAGATTGGGGTCTCGTGCACATATCAAAATCACTCTTTGGATCCGACCAGAAGAACAACAAATTTAAATTACTAGTTCCTGATCCCCTAGAAAAGATTGGATTTCTTTCAGGAGGTCAAAAAGAATTCACCATACAAG GTGGTGCAAATGAACCCATTATCCATACAGACGGATCATCAACAGGCTCATCTTATGACTCTTTTGGCAATTTCACCCCTGCGAATACAGAGAACCCTCAATCAAAAAAGAGGGGAAGATCATCATCTTCAAACCATGGAGCTACAAGTAGAGAATCACAACTACTGAACCATGTTGAGGCAGAGAAACAAAGGAGGGATAAGCTCAACCATCGAATATGTCTCCTTCGTTCTATTGTTCCCAACGTGTCGGAAATGGACAGGTCCTCTTTGCTCGCTGATGCCGTGGCGTACATGAACCAGCTCAAAGGTAAGGTTGACGAACTGGAGGCCAAAATCCAAGCACAACCACCCCAAAAACCCCTACTCACTAGCCAAAGCACCAGATCCATAGCTGATGAACATCATCAATGTTCAAGTTGTAGTAATAATTATAGTAACAACAACAACCACAACAACAATAATGataatttaaatttgaataataataatgataaggTTAGAGGAACTAATGTTTTGGAAGTGGATGTGAAGATTGTGGGATCAAATCAAGCCATGATTCGAGTTCAGTGTCCGGATCAAGACTACCCTTATGCTAGATTGATGAATGCACTCAAAGGACTTGAGTTACAAGTTTACCATGCGAGCATATCAAGTGTCAAAAAGTCAATGATTCAAGATGTTGTGGTAGGACTGCCTTATGGCTTCACTAGCGAGGAGGCCTTGAGACTTGGTATTATAAAAAGATGGTACAACTAG
- the LOC126614754 gene encoding transcription factor MYC2-like isoform X1: MEELTSFCCSPTSLPTFQRRVQFIVQNRPECWLYAIFWQASKDSISDQVALSWAGGHLNNPRVRVPSNRSNRVITNNYQPKLGFSNMEKKKTAVISNRDEDVVDLDMRLLADNHDGTGDATDDSDRFYFYGVSLTQSFAAGQASKNILGRAFCSGGFVWLAGGHELQLYECERVKEARMHGIQTLVCITTSCGVLELASLDVIMQDWGLVHISKSLFGSDQKNNKFKLLVPDPLEKIGFLSGGQKEFTIQEGGANEPIIHTDGSSTGSSYDSFGNFTPANTENPQSKKRGRSSSSNHGATSRESQLLNHVEAEKQRRDKLNHRICLLRSIVPNVSEMDRSSLLADAVAYMNQLKGKVDELEAKIQAQPPQKPLLTSQSTRSIADEHHQCSSCSNNYSNNNNHNNNNDNLNLNNNNDKVRGTNVLEVDVKIVGSNQAMIRVQCPDQDYPYARLMNALKGLELQVYHASISSVKKSMIQDVVVGLPYGFTSEEALRLGIIKRWYN, from the exons ATGGAAGAACTTACATCCTTTTGTTGTTCACCCACTTCCTTACCCACATTTCAACGTCGTGTGCAGTTCATAGTTCAGAACAGGCCTGAATGCTGGCTCTATGCAATTTTCTGGCAAGCCTCCAAAGACAGCATCAGTGACCAAGTTGCGTTATCATGGGCTGGTGGCCATTTAAACAACCCTAGGGTTCGCGTGCCATCCAACAGAAGCAACAGAGTGATCACCAATAACTACCAACCCAAATTAGGGTTCAGCAATATGGAGAAAAAGAAGACGGCGGTAATTAGCAACAGAGATGAAGACGTGGTGGACTTGGACATGCGGCTGCTGGCCGACAATCATGACGGCACTGGCGATGCTACTGATGACTCCGACCGGTTTTACTTTTACGGCGTTTCGTTAACCCAATCTTTTGCTGCAGGCCAAGCGAGTAAAAATATTCTGGGACGTGCATTTTGTTCTGGTGGTTTTGTTTGGCTTGCAGGTGGCCATGAGCTTCAGTTGTACGAGTGTGAGAGAGTGAAGGAAGCAAGAATGCATGGGATTCAAACTTTGGTTTGTATTACCACTTCATGTGGCGTACTTGAACTGGCTTCTTTGGATGTAATCATGCAAGATTGGGGTCTCGTGCACATATCAAAATCACTCTTTGGATCCGACCAGAAGAACAACAAATTTAAATTACTAGTTCCTGATCCCCTAGAAAAGATTGGATTTCTTTCAGGAGGTCAAAAAGAATTCACCATACAAG AAGGTGGTGCAAATGAACCCATTATCCATACAGACGGATCATCAACAGGCTCATCTTATGACTCTTTTGGCAATTTCACCCCTGCGAATACAGAGAACCCTCAATCAAAAAAGAGGGGAAGATCATCATCTTCAAACCATGGAGCTACAAGTAGAGAATCACAACTACTGAACCATGTTGAGGCAGAGAAACAAAGGAGGGATAAGCTCAACCATCGAATATGTCTCCTTCGTTCTATTGTTCCCAACGTGTCGGAAATGGACAGGTCCTCTTTGCTCGCTGATGCCGTGGCGTACATGAACCAGCTCAAAGGTAAGGTTGACGAACTGGAGGCCAAAATCCAAGCACAACCACCCCAAAAACCCCTACTCACTAGCCAAAGCACCAGATCCATAGCTGATGAACATCATCAATGTTCAAGTTGTAGTAATAATTATAGTAACAACAACAACCACAACAACAATAATGataatttaaatttgaataataataatgataaggTTAGAGGAACTAATGTTTTGGAAGTGGATGTGAAGATTGTGGGATCAAATCAAGCCATGATTCGAGTTCAGTGTCCGGATCAAGACTACCCTTATGCTAGATTGATGAATGCACTCAAAGGACTTGAGTTACAAGTTTACCATGCGAGCATATCAAGTGTCAAAAAGTCAATGATTCAAGATGTTGTGGTAGGACTGCCTTATGGCTTCACTAGCGAGGAGGCCTTGAGACTTGGTATTATAAAAAGATGGTACAACTAG